The Pyrus communis chromosome 9, drPyrComm1.1, whole genome shotgun sequence genome has a segment encoding these proteins:
- the LOC137746177 gene encoding probable protein S-acyltransferase 1, with protein sequence MSRRKNQVWDAPSDDTAAAAPPPPERERLYLVWQGNNKFLCGGRIVFGHDAASLFLTSFLIGCPALAFCIRMLVMMRRQDGHYDYPVLIGGIILTVLDFIFLYLTSGRDPGIIPRNARTPESSEAYDGPTPSMEWVSSKSSSLRIPRIRDVTVNGHTVKVKFCDTCLLYRPPRASHCSICNNCVQKFDHHCPWVGQCIGLRNYPFFICFISSSTLLCIYVFVFSWINLVRQGGNLWRAMARDIVSVILIVYCFVAVWFVGGLTVFHIYLICTNQTTYENFRYRYDKNENPYTKGLPGNLKEVFCSRIPPSMVNFREWVSVKDINDVDIGMASIASESNRGFIASKEKFDIEKGNKFGKDPGGNIIVPNILQKLDYSGIDDGNMKKKRNNNNLSGGGFNDNNLKKETAAEDGDVGPAAAGFKPFLFPNNNTGQEEKTNLDDHRGMKSSSDLGSVNSSTNGNEKRTTHQ encoded by the exons atgagCAGGAGAAAGAACCAAGTCTGGGATGCTCCCTCCGACGACACAGCCGCGGCGGCCCCTCCTCCCCCTGAAAGAGAAAGGCTATACCTTGTGTGGCAGGGTAACAAT AAATTTTTGTGCGGTGGAAGAATTGTGTTTGGTCATGACGCTGCATCGCTGTTTCTAACAAGCTTTTTGATTGGATGTCCTGCACTAGCATTCTGCATAAGAATGCTTGTAATGATGAGACGACAAGATGGACATTATGACTATCCCGTACTAATTGGGGGAATAATCCTCACTGTTTTG GATTTCATTTTTCTATACTTGACATCCGGTAGAGATCCTGGTATTATTCCGCGGAACGCACGAACACCAGAATCAAGCGAGGCATATGACGGTCCTACCCCTTCAATGGAGTGGGTGAGTAGCAAATCCTCCAGTTTGAGAATACCTCGAATAAGGGATGTAACGGTCAATGGCCATACAGTGAAGGTCAAATTTTGTGACACTTGTTTGCTGTATCGTCCACCACGTGCCTCTCATTGTTCCATCTGCAACAACTGTGTTCAGAAATTTGATCACCATTGTCCATGGGTGGGCCAGTGTATTGGATTA CGTAACTATCcgtttttcatttgttttatttcgTCCTCAACGTTGCTGTGCAtatatgtgtttgtgttttcGTGGATCAACCTTGTTCGACAAGGAGGCAATCTATGGAGGGCCATGGCGCGTGACATCGTATCAGTTATTCTAATAGTGTACTGCTTTGTAGCAGTCTGGTTTGTTGGTGGCCTTACAGTTTTCCATATCTATCTGATTTGCACAAACCAg ACAACATATGAGAATTTCCGATACCGCTACGATAAGAACGAAAACCCCTACACAAAGGGACTACCGGGAAACCTGAAAGAAGTGTTCTGCTCAAGGATTCCTCCCTCGATGGTTAACTTCAGAGAATGGGTTTCGGTTAAGGACATCAACGACGTCGACATAGGAATGGCATCCATCGCTTCAGAGAGCAATAGAGGCTTCATCGCCTCCAAAGAGAAATTTGACATAGAAAAGGGAAATAAGTTTGGAAAGGATCCTGGCGGCAATATCATTGTTCCAAATATTCTGCAGAAATTGGACTACAGTGGCATTGATGATGGTAAcatgaagaagaaaaggaacaaTAATAATTTGAGTGGCGGTGGCTTTAACGATAATAATCTAAAGAAAGAGACGGCAGCAGAAGACGGTGATGTTGGACCTGCTGCTGCTGGATTCAAAccttttttgtttcctaataACAATACCggtcaagaagaaaaaacaaatttagaTGATCATCGGGGGATGAAGAGTAGTTCCGACCTAGGATCAGTTAATTCATCTACTAATGGTAATGAAAAGAGGACTACTCATCAGTAG
- the LOC137745917 gene encoding histone-lysine N-methyltransferase, H3 lysine-9 specific SUVH1-like produces the protein MEQSLGQESVPGFGSFDKSKVLDVRPLRRLVPLFPSASNNSSFSTPQGAAPFVCVSPAGPFPPEVAPFFPFFISPESQRPLEQNLQTPISNAVPINSYRTPPSAEANGDTRAARRLNRSRGQPQSGNAEEDGLDGDNTRKVGRPRSKFRSQKRTRAGQDINVALPDVDIDAIIDNVLTTFTNTFQQTDSDRESVGYALTSYDLVRRRITQVEEMKERIPGAPRTGRPDLRTGTLFMNKGIRTNAKRRIGAVPGVEVGDIYFFRMELCLIGLHAPTMGGIDYLGVKNSTEEEPLALSIVSSGGYEDSVEDSNVLIYSGQGGNASNDFRRGKELKDQKLERGNLALEKSLHRGNDVRVIRGLKDVSNPTGKVYVYDGLYKIHESWVDKGNSGCNVFKYKLVRLPGQPEAFTIWKSIEQWKEETTTTRVGLILPDLTSGAENLPVSLVNDVDGEKGPAHFTYISSLQYSKLVNLTEPADGCLCIGGCLPGNSNCSCIKINGDFLPYTASGLLVNQKSLLHECGPSCQCPPNCRNRVSQSGLKVRLEVFKTKDKGWGLRSLDPIRAGSFLCEYAGQVLNISGVEEMGSDYEDDYIFDATRTCQPLGVLPGDSKETSKAPFPLIISGNTAGNVARFMNHSCSPNILWQPVLRETKNEADLHIAFYAVGHIPPMTELTYDYGVVPQEKEYHRKKVCLCGSIKCRSFFY, from the coding sequence ATGGAACAAAGTTTAGGTCAAGAGTCCGTTCCTGGTTTTGGATCATTTGACAAGTCTAAGGTTTTAGATGTAAGGCCTTTGAGGCGTCTTGTTCCGTTGTTCCCGTCAGCTTCTAATAATTCTTCATTTTCAACTCCACAAGGTGCTGCTccttttgtttgtgtttctCCTGCTGGCCCTTTCCCACCCGAGGTTGCCCCGTTTTTTCCGTTCTTCATTTCTCCAGAGTCGCAAAGGCCACTAgaacaaaatctgcaaacaccAATATCAAATGCAGTCCCAATTAATTCATATAGGACGCCTCCATCCGCAGAAGCTAATGGAGATACTAGGGCAGCAAGAAGGCTTAATCGAAGTCGTGGTCAGCCACAAAGTGGGAATGCAGAGGAAGATGGTTTGGATGGAGACAATACAAGGAAGGTGGGGAGGCCAAGGAGTAAGTTCCGGTCTCAGAAGAGGACAAGGGCTGGCCAGGACATTAATGTTGCTTTGCCTGATGTTGACATTGATGCAATAATTGATAATGTTCTTACAACATTTACCAATACATTCCAACAAACTGATAGTGACAGGGAATCGGTTGGATATGCACTCACGTCTTATGACTTGGTGCGAAGAAGGATTACACAAGTTGAAGAGATGAAGGAAAGAATACCAGGAGCCCCAAGAACAGGACGCCCCGATCTAAGGACAGGAACACTCTTCATGAATAAGGGAATTAGGACAAATGCCAAGAGGAGGATTGGTGCAGTGCCCGGTGTTGAAGTCGGGGATATCTACTTTTTCCGAATGGAATTGTGCTTGATTGGGTTACATGCTCCAACGATGGGTGGAATTGATTACCTGGGAGTCAAGAACAGTACAGAGGAAGAGCCCTTAGCATTGAGCATCGTTTCTTCTGGAGGATATGAGGATTCTGTGGAGGATTCGAATGTGTTGATATACAGTGGCCAAGGTGGTAATGCTAGCAATGATTTCAGGAGAGGTAAGGAACTGAAGGATCAGAAGCTTGAAAGGGGTAATCTCGCTTTGGAGAAAAGCTTGCACCGGGGTAATGATGTCAGAGTAATTCGAGGTTTAAAGGATGTATCTAATCCAACTGGGAAGGTATATGTCTATGATGGTCTATATAAAATTCACGAATCATGGGTGGACAAAGGGAACAGTGGTTGCAATGTATTTAAGTATAAATTGGTAAGGTTACCAGGCCAGCCTGAAGCATTTACCATTTGGAAATCAATTGAACAGTGGAAAGAAGAAACTACTACTACGAGAGTTGGACTTATATTGCCTGACCTTACTTCAGGAGCTGAAAATTTACCTGTTTCTCTGGTAAATGATGTTGATGGCGAGAAAGGCCCTGCACACTTCACATATATTTCTAGCCTGCAGTATTCTAAACTGGTGAATCTTACAGAACCTGCTGATGGATGTCTCTGTATTGGTGGGTGTCTCCCTGGTAACTCCAATTGCTCATGCATTAAGATAAATGGAGATTTTCTCCCGTATACTGCAAGTGGGCTTCTTGTGAACCAAAAATCCTTACTTCATGAATGTGGTCCATCCTGTCAGTGCCCTCCTAATTGTCGGAATCGAGTGTCTCAAAGTGGCCTGAAAGTTCGTCTGGAGGTGTTTAAAACTAAGGATAAAGGTTGGGGTCTGCGGTCACTGGATCCCATCCGCGCTGGTTCTTTCTTATGTGAATATGCAGGACAAGTTCTTAATATTTCTGGGGTAGAAGAAATGGGGAGTGATTATGAAGACGATTACATTTTTGATGCTACTCGTACCTGTCAGCCACTCGGAGTTTTGCCTGGTGATTCTAAGGAGACTTCAAAGGCCCCATTTCCTCTAATTATAAGTGGAAATACTGCTGGAAATGTTGCTCGTTTTATGAATCATAGCTGTTCTCCAAATATACTTTGGCAGCCAGTTTTACGAGAAACTAAAAATGAGGCTGACCTCCATATTGCGTTTTATGCGGTTGGACACATTCCTCCTATGACGGAGTTGACATATGATTATGGGGTGGTCCCTCAAGAGAAAGAATACCATAGGAAGAAAGTGTGCCTTTGCGGGTCAATAAAGTGCAGAAGCTTCTTTTACTAA